TTGCACCATATACAGACTCTCTTAAAGAGCTATAAAGTGTGTCTAAAGCGCCTGTTTGTTTTTCAGTAAGTACAAGTTCACTGATTTTATTAAGATACTTTATTGTTTCAAACTCTATGATTTTAAGCTTTTCATATTTACTATTGTAATCATAGTCATACTCTTGCGTCGCATCATTAATTATCTGATAAGCTGTTTTATCAGTTTTAAGTACCTCACTCGGTTTTACATTAATAAGAAAGAATGTGAACTTAATACATTTCATAAAAAGGTGTGCGATCTCATTTCTCGTTGCGATCAAAGCACTCTCTGCTACACTTGGCTCTACCATATGAATATATTTTGTTGCAACCTCATGTCGAACAATAAAAAGCTTATTTAAAAAGTTTGCTATTTTATCTATAAAAGGGCTTAACAGTAATACCCCTAACACATTAAAGATCGTATGAAAGAGTGCGAGTGCAGTTACAGGATCATTTTTAAACTGGAGAATATCTAAGATAAAATAACTGAGTTGCGATAAAAATATAAAAGCGATAATAGCCGTGATAATATTAAAAAGAAGATGTGCTGCAGCTACCCGTTTTTTAAAGGAGACACCACCGATAGCACCGAGTATTGCCGTTGCCGTTGTCCCTATATTTGTCCCTATTGCCATAGCTGCCGCCATCTCAAATGTAAGGATGTTGGTACTTAAAGCACTCAAAATAATAGCCGTTGCCGCCGAACTGGACTGAATAAGTGCAGTGATCACCATTCCTAATGCTAAAAATGCAATAAGAGGGAAGCTTTTATATGAGGCAAGATCAATCCCTACAGCAAATCCTTCAATAGCCGTTTTTAAGATATCCAGACCCATAAATAAGAGTCCGAATCCGACAAAGATTTTAGCAGTTGCTATCAATTTATAATGTCGTGCAAACATCAGGACAATCCCGCCAACTCCTATCATAGGTAAGGCAAACACCTCTATCTTTACTTTAAACCCTAAAATTGCCACCAGCCAAGCTGTTGCTGTTGTCCCCATATTTGCACCAAATATAATCCCTATCGCACCCTCTAAACTTATAAGTGATGCACTTACAAAAGAGAGTGTCATCAGTGTGACTACAGAGGAACTTTGTAAAAGTGCAGTAGCAATACCACCCGTAAAAATAGCTTTTATATTTGTCTGGGTAGAGTGTTTTAGCCATCTTTTAAATTTGATTCCCGCAAACTCTTTGAGGGCTAACTCCATATATCCCATACCAAAAAGGAACATTCCAAGTCCGCTAAGTGCTACTATAATATCATACATCTTTACGCGCTAACCACTTTCATTAAACTTACATCTGTCGTGATCTGGTATCCGTCACGCCCATTCTCTTTTGCCTTATAAAGCATCTCATCTGCACGAGAGATCAAAACCTCATCATCTAAAGCTTCATCTGCTATACAACAAACTACTCCGATAGAAATAGTTACAAATTCATCTGCATCAGATTGCTCATGTTTTATTTCTCTCTGTTTTACTACCTGACATAATTTTCTTGCAAGATTTGCACTGTCAGACTCATTTGTCTCACTAAACAAGACTCCAAACTCTTCACCGCCGAGACGAAATACATAATCACTCGGACGTCTGAGTGTATCTTTTAAAACCTTAGCGACACTTTTAAGTGCATAATCTCCTTCAACATGTCCGTATGTATCATTATACTGTTTAAAAAAATCAATATCCAGCATCATAAATGTAATGTAGTTCTTATGTCTTTTTGCACGTTTGAGCTCACGCTCATAGATATGATTAAAATATCTTCTGTTGTATAAGTTTGTCAAACTATCGGTAAAAGATGCATTTTCAAGTTTTTTATTTACCTGTTTTAACTTTTTTGCGATTGCGTGAAGTTTTGTATGGTCCTCTTGAATACTTCTAAAAACATACATAGTAATAAGCAGTACAGCTAAGATCACAATAACAAGAGTAAGCCCGATATTAAAGGCTATATCTTCATACTTGTTAAGAAATTTTTTGCGTTCAAACTGAGCGACTTCAATCTCGTAATTGATAAGTTTTTTAATTATTGAATGAAGGTTAGATACCTTTTCTTCAACTCTGTTTAGTGCAATATTCTCCGGCTTTCCACCTTTTTTTAAATACTCCAATGTTGTTTTAAAGGCCCTGTTAGCGCTTCTTAGTTCCATATCTACATATTCAATATAGTCGAGTTCTTCGGTATGTTTGTAATGTTGCGAATAGCTCTTCCATTTTTGCTCTATATGCTCTAATGATTTTTCAAGCTCTCGCATTGTTTGTGAGCGAGATATCTCTGCTCTGCTCACTTTATGAAGAGGGGCTGATATTCCGCCGTGATATGTTTGTACAATCTCATGCAGTTCAGTAACGGGGACTAATGAACCAAAATATAAAGAGTCCACATTTCTTTTCATGGCACTAATATAACTAGCACCTACGATTCCCACAAATATTAGTCCTATCGTGATAAAAACGAAAAGAAAAAACAGTTTGCTTTTAAGTTTCAAAGCTTCTATAAATTTCACTGTGGCTCCTTATCATCTAGAGCTAAATATTAAGCATATTTTGTGCCATTAAATATTATAATTTACAAAAAATAAGAAGATAAAACTATGGAAGCAAAATCAATAAGAGCAGATAAATATTTAGATACTTTTGAGATTCAAGAACACTTAAAAAATGTAGAGTATATCATTATGGCGACACCTGCCCCTGAGAAATACAGAGCTACACCTATTCATTTCACAATCTTTTTAAATACACCCGAAGCACTACCGGATGAAGTAAAACAACCTGTATTAGATAAGTTTTGCAGTGACTATAAGATCACAAATCCGACAGAAGTATTGAGCCAGTTAACAGCAGTAGGGTTTGCAATATCGAACGCACAGGATACACCAATGCCAATGCCACTGTTTAAACAACAAGACAGAGCAAGTGTGCCTCATACACCTATGCATGTTATAGACTTTTTAGCAGATTCAAATGAGTTTGCCGAAGCAAAAATCAAAAACCTAACTGGATGGAGTTACTCTTACAATTCATAAACTCTTGTAGTTAGTTCTTGGAGTTCACATGGCACAAACAACAGACTATATAAAACTCTCAAAAATAGCTGGAGTTTTATATCTTATAATAATTATCTGTGGCATATCGAGTGAGCTGTTTGTAAGAGCTCCTATAATCGACTATGAAAGTTCTGTATCGACTCTCAAAAACATAACAACATCTTTACCACTCTACCATTTAGGCTTTGTACTCGACTTAGTGATGCTCTTAAGTGATGTGGCATTAGCCGTTATCTTCTATAAACTGTTTCAACCCGTAAATCAACTCTTATCTTTAAATGCTTTAGTGTATAGAGTTGTACATGCTATCATAGTAACTATTGCTCTCTTATTTTCCTATTTTGCCTCTGTTATAGTACTTAACAATGCACTACCAATAACACAGACAACTTATTTAATGAGGCTTTTTTTGGATATTCATTCATACGGTTATGATTTAGGTTTGATATTTTTTTCGGTATCAAATGGGATTATCGGAGTTCTTATTCTGCGTTCATTCAATTTGCCGAAGATACTCGGCTATGGACTTATTTTAGCTTCACTTGTATATCTAGCAGGCAGTTTTATCCACTTCTTATTTCCAGCGTTCCTCTCTTTTATCGAAGTAGCATACTTAATCCCTTTCATCGCAGAGACAAGTTTTGCTCTTTGGCTCCTTTTTCTAAACGAGAGATACCAAAAAAATTTTCAGACACTTAACGATTAAGTGTCTCTATCTCTTCGATCTCTTTTTTAACATCTTTTGAGAGGTTCTCATATCCCGTTTTTGTTACTAAGATATCATCCTCTATTCTTATCCCTATTCCACGATATTTTTTTGGAATTTTCGTATCCTCTTTAGGCAAATATATGCCGGGTTCTATCGTTAAAACCATTCCCGCTTTGAGTGGTATCTCTTTATTGTTTTTATCTTTATATGGATTTTGATCGTGTACATCAAGTCCCATATAGTGCCCTATTCCGTGTGGAAAATATTTTTTATGAGCTTTGTCTTTGAGGAGCTTTTTCACACTCCCTTTTAAGATACCGAGTTTAACCATCCCCTCACACAACATTTTTTCAGCTTCATTTTGCAATTCGCTTCGAAGGAGTGTCGGCTTGATCATAGATATAATTTTTTTCTCAACATCCAGGACCATCTGATACAACTCTTTTTGCGGTTTTGTAAACTTACCGCTTACAGGGATTGTTCTAGTTATATCACTTGAATAGTACTCATATTCACACCCTGCATCTATTAAGATCAGATCACCTTTGTTTAAAGGTTGGTCATTATTTATATAGTGCAGAGTATTGGCATTATCCCCTGAAGCTACGATCGAAGTATATGCATCGCTGTAGGCACCATTTTTTTTGAAGATATATTCCATTTCCGCCTGAAGCTCATACTCAAAAGAGCATCTGCTACTCATCTTCATCGCTTTGTGGTGTGCTTGCTTTGTAATTGAGAGTGCTTTTCTTATAAGTCCAATTTCAGCTGCTGACTTTATCAATCTCATCTCTTCTGCAATCTTTGCGGCATCTTTAACATCTCTGATCGTATTTGAGAGTTTTTTATATTTTTTAATACACTCAGCTTCGATTTTAAAATCATAATACAAAGTATTTTTTGCAGTTGCGAACTCTTTGAGTTTTCCATCAAGCTGATCTATCTCAAACACATCATCAACACTGAAAATCTCTTTAGCTTTTTTAGCTCCCAGTCGTTTTCCTGTCCAAAGTTCAAGAGTCGGATCTTTTTTCATAACAAAAAGATAGGTTTTTGCCTCCTCTTGCTCTTTGACAAAGACCAAGACACTGTTGTCCTCTTTAAAACCTGTTAAATAATAAAAATTACTATCTTGTCTATATGGAAATTCCGTATCGTTTGAACGCACTTTTTGTTCAGCCGATGTCACTATTGCCAAAGAATTTTTTTCTAGTTTCTTTCCAAATCTTTCTCTTCTTTTTCTATACTCTTTCTCTTGAATCATCTATCACTTCCACTTAACCAAACAACTGTATCTTCCAAAACTTTTCCTAATAAAATATTGAGTGCTTCCACACCACCCTCGGCATCAGCCGTTTTCGTTTTCATAACTTTATAAAAACTCTTCGAAGCTATTAGCTTCCCGCTTTTTCTCTCTACAAGATTAAAAGAGATATCTATCTTCGCTTCAGAGCTATCTTCAGCTGCATTAAACGACTGAATAAACTCATTGATACTCATCTCTAGAACTAAGTCACCTTTTTTAGAAGACTTATATCCATACACACCGTCAAATAATCCCGCTTCATCCAAGACATTTACAAGTTTATTTGCAATAACCCTATTTGGAGTATCTGCCCAAGCTGACTGTGTATATGAGTACTCTTTATAACGCCCCACACTATAACGCATAGTTGTAGAACTTAAAGATACATTTGAAAATACGGGTGAGATTTTTATAGAGTGTTTTTTACATCTGTTTTGATCTACTGGAAGTTCAACTTCAGGATCGATTCTATAGTCTGTCATTGAAGGGTATGTTACACTACATCCACTCAGTAAAAAAACCGTTATAGCTAAAAGAACTATTCTCATTTTATCTCTCCCCCGGAGCTTTTTTTATCTCTTCACGTTTAAATATAATATCTGATGGACTTCTATCATATTGTTTTAAAGAGTTATCTAACTGTATCATCGTCTCTTGTAACTGCAGTAAAGCATTGTTCATATTTGGAACAACTTCTGAAGATATCTCTTTAAAATTAAAATCTCCGCTTGCAAGAGCCTTTTTAAACTCTGTCATCGTACCGTCAATTTTGTTATAGCTATGCTTGATAGAATATAATGCTTTAGAAACATTGTCTTCCCATTTAACCGTATGATCTGCAAGCCCTTCAATCTTCTGGATTGCTATATCCAAGTTTTTCATAGCACTTTGAAAATTGGCTATTGTTTTTTCATCTAACGCATCACCTATTTTATCAATAGTTCGTGTAGTTGATGATACCAGTTTCATAAACTTCTCTTGATTTTCATCTTTTAAAAGTTTCTCTGTTTGAAACAAGGTTGCCGTCATATGTTCCGATACATTTCCCCATGACTTTTGAAGGTTTTGGAAAATTGAGGGTGCTGTAGCTATCACATGGTAATCATCACCGTCAATCTCCACTATCTTTCTCTCATATTCATTACCAACAGTCAAGTTTACATATGTCAGCCCTGTAATACCTTGTGCCGTGAGTACTGCAACTATATTGTCTTTGATTGGAGTATCTTTTAAAATAGCCACCTGAACCTCTACCTGTTCAGAGTTATGTGGATTAATTCGAAGATTGGAGACTTTTCCGACACTAATGCCGCGAAACTTTACAGGGGCGTCCAGATTCAAACCAAACACCGATTCATTAAAATAGATCACGTAACGTTTTATCTCATCTTCATGGGAAGGTTTTAGCATCCAGTACGAAAAACTCGCCAACGTGATAAAAGCAAGTAAGACAACAAAACCAATAAGTGTATAGTTTACTTTATTGTTCATAGTTTCTCTTTAAAAAATGTTTTTACAAATTGGTTCTCAACAGAGTCCATCTCATCAAGAGAACCTTCAAAAGCAATTTTCTTATTATCAATTATAGCTATTTTATCTAAAGTATCGTAAATTGAACGCAAATCGTGAGAAACCATTACAATAGTCAGGTTTAACATCTTTCTTAAATCCAAGATCAAATTGTCAAACTCCCTTGCCGAAACCGGGTCAAGTCCACTTGTAGGCTCGTCTAGAAACAGCAGCTTCGGATCAAGTGCGAGTGCACGTGCAAGACCAGCTTTTTTCCTCATTCCTCCGCTTATTTGCGAGGGATAAAGTTCACCGTCTTCAGGCTTTAAGCCAACAAGCCTTATCTTAAAACGTACAATATCATCTATCATCTTTTTAGATAACGATGTATATTCAACAAGAGGCAGTGCTATATTTTCCGCTACAGTTAAAGAGGAGAAGAGCGCACCGAATTGAAACAAAACACCCCACTGACGTTTTAGTGCAAGTATCTCTTTGGATGAGAGATTTTCTATCTTTTTACCCAGAACCTCAATAGAACCGTTATGAAACTCCTGTAACATCACTATCTCACGCAGCAGGGTTGTCTTTCCGCATCCACTGGGACCTACTATACCGTAGATCTCCCCCTCATTCACACTTAAGTTGATACCGTAATGAACAATCTTTTCACCAAAAACAGTTGTAAGATCTTTTACTTCAATCAACTTCATTATATCCCCAGATTTGTAAAAGCTATAGAGAATATAGCATCACATACAATTACTGCAAAAATCGCCTCTACAACACTCTTTGTAGTATTAAACCCTATACTTTGCGTATCATCTTTTACGATCAGACCTCTATAGATTGCAATTGAAGCTATTAAAAAGGCAAAGAATGGTCCCTTAAAAATTCCGACAAAAAAATGTTTCGCAGCGATCACTTCATGAAACCTCTCTAAAAAAAGTTCCATTGTAATTTTAAGGTCCAGACTCGCAACAAGCACACCGCCGAGCATCCCCATCATATCCGCAACAAAAATAAGCAGCGGCATAGCTATACTCAAAGCTATAATACGGGGCAAAACTAAAAATGCAAAAGGCTCAAACCCCATAGTTCTCATAGCATCGATCTCTTGAGTTATCTTCATAGCACCAATTTGTGCCGTGTATGCCGATCCACTACGTCCCGCTATAACTATTGCCGTAATTAAAGGGGCTAGTTCTCTTAAAATAGAGATTCCCAGCATATCGACTATAAATATATTTCCACCATATATCTTTAGCTGGTATGCCGCCTGATATGCAACAACAAGCCCGACAAGAAAGCTTGTCAGTGCGATAATCATCACTGCTTTTACACCGCTTTCATTGATCTCAAAAAATATCTCTTTATAGCGAATCTTATGAGGTTTTTTCAGATACAACATAAATGATACGAACACTTTTCCTAAAAAACTTACAAAATTTAAAAGAGAGGTATAGTAATGATAGCCTCGTTTCCCGAGACGTTCATAAACTGTTGTTTTTCTAGGGGTGAACTCTTTTTTTATCTCAAGGCGTTTTGATTTCACCAAGTTTAAAGTAGCTTGTATTGTCTCATTTTGTAGTTGTAGCTGATAAGAGGTATTTTGATTTTCTAATTTTTGCAGAATCTGATCGATAAAAAGTGCTACTGCACTATCAATATAATCTAAATGGAGTAGATCAAAATCTACTTGAGTAAACTTTGAAAGGTCCAACCTATCTATTTTCTTTTCAAGGTTAGAGAGGTTATATACAGTAAGTTCTCCTAAAAACTTTAGTAGTAACTTACTGCCATGGAGTTCAACCTGTAGAGAAGTTTCCATCAAATGTAACTTTAAAAATCTCTCTCTAATAGCTTGTTTACTTTTAAAAGAGTAATAATTTTATCTTCTTGTTTTCCAACACCGTCGATGATAGTCTCTTCATCATTGATAGTATCTGGTGCCGGTCCTATGTTCTCTTTTTTAATGCGTATTGCCATTGTTAATCTGTCAATTACAAATCCTGCTACATCATCACCGTAACGCATTACGATAAAACGTGTATCTTCTCCATGCTTTTTAGCTGGAAGACCAAACTTTGTACGTAGGTCTATTAAAGGGATTACCGCACCGCGGAGATTAAATACACCCAGTACGTACTTAGGAACTTGAGGAACTCTCGTCCAAGTAAATGGCTTAATAATCTCTTGGATCGATAATATAGGCACCGCGTACTCTTCATCACCTATCATAAAGCCAACCAACTGTACAACATCATCAAGTTGCCCAACAACGTTATCTTGTTGTTGAGACTGTTTATTTAGAATATCTTTTAGTTTATCAGCCATTATAAGAACTCCGATTTAAAGTTAATGTTTCTTTGTACTACGCTTGCTAGGTAGTCAGAAGAGTAAGGTTTTGTAATATACTCAACCATTCCAGACTCAACACCGCGCATACGATCAGATTTACCAGTACGTGATGTTACCGCGATCAGTGGTAAGTTTTTATATCTATTGTACTTTTTGATCTCGCTTGCTAAAGAGTATCCGTCCATTCTAGGCATCTCGATATCAACAAGCATAGCATCAAAGTTATGATCACCCGATTTTAAGATGTTAAGTGCTTCTTGTCCATCAGCAGCTTCTACAAGAGTGATACCCATCGGCTCTAATGCTTTTCTCATAATAGCTCTATCTGTTTTTGAATCATCCACAATCATAACAGTATAGTCACTTGCAGAGTTTTTCTCATTTGCCGCACTTCCCGCTTGAGCTGCTTCAGTTAAAGCCGTAGCCTTTACATCTTTAGCCATCTCCATAAGTGCTACAACATCAACGATAAGTGTAACGCCACCGTCACCTCTAATTGTAGCTCCAGCAATTCCGTCAATACCTTTGAGGTACTCTCCAAGAGATTTAATAACGATCTCCTCTTGCCCTACTAAAGTATCTACGATAAGTCCAAGCTTACTTGTTCCAAGTCCTAAAACAACAACATAAGCGTGTTCGCTGCTGTCTAAAATTCTCTCAACTTCGAAAATATCACCGATGTGAACAAGCGATAAAACATCGTCACGAAGTCTCATAACGCTTTTACCCTCAACCGTATAGATCTCATCAGTCGAAATTCTAACAGTCTCTAAAACCGAAGCTAGTGGAATCGCATAATGTTCTTCTTGAACACCAACTAATAGTGCTTGAATAATAGCAAGTGTTAAAGGGATCTTTAACTTCATTGAAGTCCCTTTTCCGATCTCGCTGTCTATATCGATAATACCGTTGAGTTTTTCGATGTTTGTTTTTACAACATCCATACCAACTCCACGACCCGATACATTCGTTACCTGCGCAGCTGTTGAGAAACCAGGTTTAAAGATAAGCCCAAAAGCCTCTTTATCGCTCATAGTCTCAGCTTCTTTTTCTGTTATGATCCCTTTTTCAAGCGATTTTGCTTTTAACATTTCAGCATCGAGACCTTTACCGTCATCATCAATTTGAATAACGATCTGATTCCCTTCATTGTACGCTTTTAACATAATCGTACCAGTTTCCTCTTTCCCTTTTGCAACACGATCAGCAGGTGCTTCAATACCGTGGTCACAAGAGTTACGGATAATGTGTACTAATGGATCCCCTATCTCTTCAACGATAGATTTATCAAGCTCTGTATCTTCACCAGAAATTACAAGTTCTATCTTTTTGTTTAGTTCACGAGATAAGTCACGAATCATTCTCGGGAACTTGTTAAACACTTTTCCAACAGGAAGCATACGTGTTTTCATAACAGCGATCTGTAAGTCAGTTGTTACAAGAGATACGATAGATACAACTTGGTTAAGCTCCTCTAAGAACTCTTCACCTTCATAACGCTCTTCAACATCGTCGTTAATCTTAATAAGTCTGTTTTTCGCAAGTACAAGTTCACCGATAAGGTTCATCAAGTGGTCAAGTCTTTTAACATCTACACGAATAGTCTGCTCAACTGCAGCAGGTGCTTTTCTAGCAGGTGCAGCTGCTTTTGGTTCTGAATCTCCACCGCTAGAAGCGGCTGCTTTTGGAGGTGTTGGAGCTGTCGGAGGCGGTGGCGGAGGAGGAGTTTCCTCTTTTGGCTCCTCTGCAAACTCTTCATCAGGTTGTGCATCCGGCTCTAGAGAAGGAACACTTTCACCCGCAGCAATTTTTGCTTCACGTTTTTTCTTATCCTCTTCTTGACGCTGATTTAAAAGTCTCTCGATCTCAGCTTCAACCTCTTCCGGTGACATATTTTCATAATCGAGCTCATCTTCGTCATCGTCTGATGTTGTCTCTTCAACCTCTTCCACCTCTTGAGGTGCTTCTTGTGCTGGAGCTTCTGCTACAGGAGTCTCTACTTCTCCCGTACCGCCGCTTACTTTATCAAGTCTTGAAACACATGCAGAAACATCAATTCCTCCGTCTTCACTTGTATCACGGATCTGCTCAAGCAGTTGTTTCATTAAATCAACTGACTCTAAAATAACATCCATAATATCAGGAGTAATTACAAGTTCGCCGTGTCTTGCTTTGTTTAGAACATCTTCCATATGGTGAGTAAGATGTGTCAAAATATCGAAATTTAAGAAAGAAGATGCACCTTTAACAGTATGTGCTACACGGAAAATTCCGTTTAAAAGGTCTAAGTCTTCAGGATTAGATTCTAACTCAACCAAATCCTCATCTAACTTTTCAACAAGTTCAAACGACTCGACTAAAAAGTCTTGCAGTATCTCTTGAAATTCATCCATATTTTATACTCCTACTTCATATGTGCACGTACTACGCGTGCTACTTGTTCATAAAATTCTCCGGCTTGGAACTTCACTAAGTAAGCTTCCCCTCCGGCATCCAGACCTCTGTTCTCACTAAAGTGATCACTGATTGATGAGTTAAATACAATCGGGATTTGGTTAAATCTAACATCTTCTTTTGCTTTTGCAGCAAAGTGGAAACCGTCCATTTTAGGCATCTCCACATCTGAAATAATAATCTTTAAATGTTCTTCTAAATTATCACCGTAGTTTTTGTAAAGTTCTTCTAGTTTATTAAGTCCCTCTTCACCGTCAACTGCACCGATGACGTCAAAGCCCATTTTTTCTAAGGCATCTGTAACAATTTTTCTAGCTGTTGCACTGTCATCAAGAACCATAGCGATCCCCTTAAAGTGCTCTAAACTTTTTACTTGTATCTCAGTGTCAGGTTCATAAAGTCCCAGCTCTTGTACTACACTCTCTAAGTCTAAAATAAGTAGAACGTTGTCATCTTCAATTTTTGTAACACCAGTAATCTTATTACCGTCTAAACCGCTAGCCGAACTTATAAAAGTTGCCGGTTCAATATTGCTCCAAGATATTCTTCTAATTCTTTTTGCATCGTGCACAATAAAGCCGATAAGTACATTATTGAACTCTGTAATAATTACTCTTGAACTTTGATGGATATTTTCCGGTTCTTTGATACCCATCCATTTCGCAAGATTTACAACAGGTATTACAACTTCACGAAGGTCGAAGATTCCTTCGATAAACTCTGGTGTTCCCGGTA
Above is a window of Sulfurimonas marina DNA encoding:
- a CDS encoding hybrid sensor histidine kinase/response regulator, with the translated sequence MDEFQEILQDFLVESFELVEKLDEDLVELESNPEDLDLLNGIFRVAHTVKGASSFLNFDILTHLTHHMEDVLNKARHGELVITPDIMDVILESVDLMKQLLEQIRDTSEDGGIDVSACVSRLDKVSGGTGEVETPVAEAPAQEAPQEVEEVEETTSDDDEDELDYENMSPEEVEAEIERLLNQRQEEDKKKREAKIAAGESVPSLEPDAQPDEEFAEEPKEETPPPPPPPTAPTPPKAAASSGGDSEPKAAAPARKAPAAVEQTIRVDVKRLDHLMNLIGELVLAKNRLIKINDDVEERYEGEEFLEELNQVVSIVSLVTTDLQIAVMKTRMLPVGKVFNKFPRMIRDLSRELNKKIELVISGEDTELDKSIVEEIGDPLVHIIRNSCDHGIEAPADRVAKGKEETGTIMLKAYNEGNQIVIQIDDDGKGLDAEMLKAKSLEKGIITEKEAETMSDKEAFGLIFKPGFSTAAQVTNVSGRGVGMDVVKTNIEKLNGIIDIDSEIGKGTSMKLKIPLTLAIIQALLVGVQEEHYAIPLASVLETVRISTDEIYTVEGKSVMRLRDDVLSLVHIGDIFEVERILDSSEHAYVVVLGLGTSKLGLIVDTLVGQEEIVIKSLGEYLKGIDGIAGATIRGDGGVTLIVDVVALMEMAKDVKATALTEAAQAGSAANEKNSASDYTVMIVDDSKTDRAIMRKALEPMGITLVEAADGQEALNILKSGDHNFDAMLVDIEMPRMDGYSLASEIKKYNRYKNLPLIAVTSRTGKSDRMRGVESGMVEYITKPYSSDYLASVVQRNINFKSEFL
- a CDS encoding chemotaxis protein CheV, which produces MDDNSLKIGSNEMELVDFRIFKEENGEIYEGIYGINVSKVREIIKVPSLTELPGTPEFIEGIFDLREVVIPVVNLAKWMGIKEPENIHQSSRVIITEFNNVLIGFIVHDAKRIRRISWSNIEPATFISSASGLDGNKITGVTKIEDDNVLLILDLESVVQELGLYEPDTEIQVKSLEHFKGIAMVLDDSATARKIVTDALEKMGFDVIGAVDGEEGLNKLEELYKNYGDNLEEHLKIIISDVEMPKMDGFHFAAKAKEDVRFNQIPIVFNSSISDHFSENRGLDAGGEAYLVKFQAGEFYEQVARVVRAHMK